In one window of Escherichia coli DSM 30083 = JCM 1649 = ATCC 11775 DNA:
- the gspH gene encoding type II secretion system minor pseudopilin GspH — protein MPERGFTLLEIMLVIFLIGLASAGVVQTFATASEPPAKKAAQDFLTRFAQFKDRAVIEGQTLGVLIDPPGYQFMQRRHGQWLPVSATRLSAQVTVPKQVQMLLQPGSDIWQKEYALELQRRRLTLHDIELELQKEAKKKTPQIRFSPFEPATPFTLRFYSAAQNACWAVKLAHDGALSLNQCDERMP, from the coding sequence GTGCCTGAACGCGGATTCACACTTCTGGAAATCATGCTGGTGATTTTCCTTATCGGCCTTGCCAGTGCGGGCGTGGTACAGACGTTTGCGACCGCTTCAGAGCCGCCTGCGAAAAAAGCGGCGCAGGATTTTCTGACTCGCTTTGCGCAGTTTAAGGACAGGGCAGTGATCGAAGGGCAAACACTCGGTGTGCTAATCGACCCGCCAGGTTACCAGTTTATGCAGCGTCGTCACGGGCAATGGTTGCCCGTTTCTGCGACCCGGTTATCGGCACAGGTTACGGTGCCGAAACAGGTGCAGATGCTGTTACAACCCGGCAGTGATATCTGGCAGAAGGAATATGCGCTGGAGCTGCAGCGTCGTCGCCTGACGCTGCACGATATTGAACTGGAGCTGCAAAAAGAGGCGAAAAAGAAGACGCCGCAGATCCGTTTTTCGCCTTTTGAACCCGCCACGCCGTTTACGCTGCGCTTCTACTCGGCGGCGCAAAACGCATGTTGGGCGGTAAAGCTGGCGCACGATGGCGCGTTATCCCTCAATCAATGTGATGAGAGGATGCCATGA
- the gspE gene encoding type II secretion system ATPase GspE, with product MVPVAQETTANTVRLPYSFSRRFSLVAWCEASLEILHVHPLSLSVLQELQRGLNAPFTLRQIDEAEFEQRLNAVWQRDSSEARQLMEDLGSAEDFFTLAEELPETEDLLESDDDAPIIKLINAMLAEAIKEGASDIHIETFEKSLVIRFRVDGTLHEMLRPGRKLASLLVSRIKVMARLDIAEKRVPQDGRIALLLGGRAIDVRVSTMPSAWGERVVLRLLDKNQARLTLERLGLSLELTAQLRQLLHKPHGIFLVTGPTGSGKSTTLYAGLQELNNHSRNILTVEDPIEYMIEGIGQTQVNTRVGMTFARGLRAILRQDPDVVMVGEIRDTETAEIAVQASLTGHLVLSTLHTNTAVGAITRLQDMGVEPFLLSSSLTGVMAQRLVRTLCSDCRQAAPATDEEKRLMGISDTHAVTLYHPQGCPACNHKGFRGRTAIHELIVVDATLRDLIHRQAGELELERYVRQHSAGIRSNGIEKVLAGETSLDEVLRVTMEA from the coding sequence ATGGTGCCTGTAGCACAGGAAACCACCGCTAACACCGTGCGTCTGCCCTACAGTTTCAGCCGTCGGTTTAGCCTGGTGGCATGGTGCGAAGCGTCGCTGGAGATCCTCCATGTTCATCCGTTGTCGCTCTCTGTTTTGCAGGAGCTACAACGGGGGCTGAACGCGCCCTTTACGCTGCGGCAAATCGACGAGGCCGAATTTGAACAGCGGCTGAATGCGGTCTGGCAGCGGGACTCTTCCGAAGCTCGCCAGCTGATGGAAGATCTCGGTTCCGCCGAGGACTTTTTTACCCTCGCTGAAGAACTGCCGGAAACGGAAGATCTGCTGGAAAGTGACGACGATGCGCCGATCATCAAACTGATCAACGCCATGCTGGCAGAGGCAATCAAAGAAGGCGCTTCGGATATCCACATTGAGACGTTTGAAAAGAGTCTGGTGATCCGTTTTCGTGTTGACGGCACATTACATGAAATGTTGCGCCCCGGTCGTAAACTGGCCTCGCTGCTGGTCTCGCGTATCAAGGTGATGGCGCGACTGGATATTGCCGAAAAGCGCGTACCGCAGGATGGCCGTATTGCGTTGCTGCTGGGCGGTCGGGCGATTGACGTCCGTGTATCTACCATGCCTTCCGCCTGGGGAGAACGGGTGGTGCTGCGACTGCTGGACAAAAACCAGGCTCGCCTGACGCTGGAGCGTCTGGGTTTAAGTCTCGAACTGACTGCGCAGTTGCGCCAGCTGTTACACAAACCGCACGGCATTTTTCTGGTGACGGGGCCGACCGGTTCCGGCAAAAGCACCACGCTGTACGCTGGATTGCAGGAGCTGAACAACCACTCGCGTAACATTCTCACGGTTGAAGACCCTATCGAATACATGATTGAAGGGATCGGTCAGACGCAGGTTAACACCCGCGTCGGCATGACATTCGCCCGTGGCCTGCGCGCAATTTTGCGTCAGGACCCGGATGTGGTGATGGTCGGTGAAATCCGCGATACCGAAACCGCAGAAATCGCTGTTCAGGCTTCACTGACCGGACACCTGGTACTTTCCACGCTGCATACCAACACAGCGGTGGGGGCGATCACACGTTTGCAGGATATGGGCGTGGAGCCTTTCCTGCTCTCTTCCAGTCTGACGGGCGTGATGGCGCAGCGACTGGTCCGCACGCTGTGCTCCGACTGCCGTCAGGCCGCGCCTGCCACCGACGAAGAAAAACGTCTTATGGGGATCTCCGATACGCATGCCGTCACGCTGTACCATCCGCAGGGCTGCCCCGCCTGTAATCACAAAGGTTTTCGCGGACGTACTGCCATCCATGAACTGATTGTGGTGGACGCCACATTGCGTGATTTGATCCACCGTCAGGCCGGGGAACTGGAGCTGGAACGTTATGTCCGGCAACACTCTGCGGGTATCCGCAGTAACGGCATTGAGAAAGTGCTCGCCGGAGAAACCTCTCTCGATGAAGTTCTGCGGGTAACCATGGAGGCGTAA
- the yghD gene encoding GspM family type II secretion system protein YghD: MLRDKFIHYFQQWRERQLSRGEHWLTQHLAGRSPREKGMLLAAVVFLFSVGYYVLIWQPLSERIEQQETMLQQLVAMNTRLKNAAPDIIAARKSATTTPAQVSRVISDSASAHSVAIKRIAERGENIQVWIEPVVFNDLLKWLNALDEKYALRVTQIDVSAAEKPGMVNVQRLEFGRG, translated from the coding sequence ATGTTACGCGATAAATTTATTCACTATTTTCAGCAATGGCGTGAACGCCAGTTAAGCCGTGGCGAACACTGGCTGACACAACACTTGGCGGGGCGTTCTCCGCGCGAAAAGGGCATGTTACTGGCAGCGGTGGTGTTCCTGTTTAGCGTCGGATATTACGTCCTCATCTGGCAGCCGTTGAGCGAACGGATAGAACAACAGGAGACGATGTTGCAACAGCTGGTGGCAATGAACACCCGACTGAAGAACGCCGCGCCGGATATTATTGCAGCGCGAAAATCTGCCACAACAACGCCTGCGCAGGTATCGCGGGTCATCAGTGACAGTGCTTCCGCGCACTCGGTGGCCATCAAGCGGATAGCCGAGCGTGGGGAGAATATTCAGGTCTGGATAGAACCTGTGGTGTTTAATGACCTTCTGAAATGGTTAAACGCACTGGATGAAAAATATGCGCTGCGGGTGACACAAATTGATGTCAGTGCTGCTGAGAAGCCTGGGATGGTGAATGTGCAGCGGCTGGAGTTTGGACGGGGGTAG
- the gspJ gene encoding type II secretion system minor pseudopilin GspJ, whose translation MRRARAGFTLLEMLVAIAIFASLALMAQQVTNGVTRVNSAVAGHDQKLNLMQQTMSFLTHDLTQMMPRPVRGDQGQREPALLAGAGVLVSESGGMRFVRGGVVNPLMRLPRSNLLTVGYRIHDGYLERLAWPLTDAAGSVKPTTQKLIPADSLRLQFYDGTRWQESWSSVQAIPVAVRITLHSPQWGEIERIWLLRGPQLS comes from the coding sequence GTGAGAAGGGCTCGCGCTGGTTTCACGTTACTGGAAATGCTGGTGGCGATAGCCATTTTTGCCTCACTGGCACTGATGGCGCAGCAGGTGACAAACGGCGTTACACGCGTGAATAGCGCCGTCGCCGGACACGATCAAAAACTAAACCTCATGCAGCAAACGATGAGTTTTCTGACCCACGATCTGACACAAATGATGCCGCGTCCGGTAAGAGGCGATCAGGGCCAGCGTGAACCAGCGTTACTGGCGGGCGCTGGCGTTCTGGTGTCTGAGAGTGGAGGAATGCGTTTTGTGCGCGGCGGTGTGGTTAACCCGTTGATGCGTCTGCCACGCAGCAATCTGCTCACCGTCGGTTACCGCATTCATGACGGTTATCTCGAACGGTTAGCCTGGCCACTGACCGATGCGGCAGGCAGCGTGAAGCCAACAACGCAAAAATTAATCCCGGCGGATTCGCTCCGTTTGCAGTTCTACGACGGCACGCGCTGGCAGGAGAGCTGGTCATCAGTGCAGGCGATTCCTGTGGCAGTACGCATAACCCTGCATTCGCCACAATGGGGCGAAATTGAACGCATCTGGTTGTTACGCGGGCCGCAATTATCATGA
- the gspF gene encoding type II secretion system inner membrane protein GspF — translation MALFYYQALERNGRKTKGMIEADSARHARQLLRGKDLIPVHIEARMNASAGGLLQRRRHAHRRVATADLALFTRQLATLVQAAMPLETCLQAVSEQSEKLHVKSLGMALRSRIQEGYTLSDSLREHPRVFDSLFCSMVAAGEKSGHLDVVLNRLADYTEQRQRLKSRLLQAMLYPLVLLVVATGVVTILLTAVVPKIIEQFDHLGHALPASTRMLIAMSDALQASGVYWLAGLLGLLVLGQRLLKNPAMRLRWDKTLLRLPVTGRVARGLNTARFSRTLSILTASSVPLLEGIQTAAAVSANRYVEQQLLLAADRVREGSSLRAALADLRLFPPMMLYMIASGEQSGELETMLEQAAVNQEREFDTQVGLALGLFEPALVVMMAGVVLFIVIAILEPMLQLNNMVGM, via the coding sequence ATGGCACTGTTTTACTATCAGGCGCTGGAGCGTAATGGTCGCAAAACCAAAGGCATGATTGAGGCGGATTCCGCGCGTCATGCCCGTCAATTGTTACGCGGTAAAGACCTCATTCCCGTGCACATTGAAGCCCGGATGAATGCATCGGCAGGGGGATTGTTGCAGCGTCGGCGGCACGCACATCGTCGCGTGGCGACGGCAGATCTGGCGCTGTTCACTCGTCAACTGGCAACGCTGGTGCAGGCAGCAATGCCGCTGGAAACCTGCTTACAGGCGGTCAGTGAGCAAAGCGAAAAACTGCATGTAAAAAGCCTCGGAATGGCGCTGCGCAGCCGGATTCAGGAAGGTTATACCCTGTCGGACAGCCTGCGCGAACATCCCCGCGTCTTTGACTCCCTGTTTTGTTCGATGGTCGCTGCCGGAGAAAAATCCGGACATCTCGACGTGGTGCTCAATCGCCTGGCGGATTACACCGAACAGCGGCAGCGTCTGAAATCACGCCTGCTGCAGGCCATGCTCTATCCGCTGGTTCTGCTGGTGGTGGCAACGGGCGTAGTCACTATTTTGCTGACGGCAGTGGTGCCGAAAATTATCGAACAGTTTGATCATCTCGGACACGCGCTACCCGCCTCCACCCGAATGCTCATCGCTATGAGCGACGCGTTACAGGCCAGCGGCGTGTACTGGCTGGCGGGTTTGCTGGGGCTTCTGGTGCTGGGGCAACGGTTACTCAAAAATCCTGCGATGCGCCTGCGCTGGGATAAAACCTTGCTGCGCCTGCCCGTGACGGGGCGTGTTGCGCGCGGACTGAATACGGCGCGTTTTTCCCGCACGTTAAGCATCCTCACCGCCAGCAGTGTTCCGCTGTTGGAAGGCATTCAGACCGCCGCCGCCGTGTCGGCAAATCGTTATGTCGAGCAACAACTGCTGCTGGCGGCAGATCGCGTCCGCGAAGGAAGCAGCCTGCGCGCCGCGCTGGCGGATCTGCGCCTGTTTCCACCGATGATGCTGTACATGATCGCCTCCGGCGAACAGAGCGGCGAGCTGGAAACCATGCTTGAACAGGCCGCGGTCAACCAGGAACGGGAATTTGATACACAGGTGGGGCTGGCGTTAGGGCTGTTTGAGCCGGCGCTGGTGGTGATGATGGCGGGTGTGGTGCTGTTTATCGTCATCGCCATCCTCGAACCGATGCTGCAACTGAACAATATGGTTGGAATGTAA
- the gspL gene encoding type II secretion system protein GspL: MSSMLEIFFPLCAADPIRWQRHTPDVEHGIWPDVADERLQQWLQTDAIRLYIPGEWISVWQVELPDVPRKQIPTILPALLEEELNQDIDELHFAPLKIDQQLATVAVIHQQHMRNIAQWLQANGITRATVAPDWMSIPCGFMAGDAQRVICRIDECRGWSAGRALAPVMFRAQLNEQNLPISLTVVGIAPEELSAWAGADAERLTVTALPAITTYGESEGNLLTGPWQPRVSYRKQWARWRVMILPILLILVALVVERGVTLWSVSEQVAQSRTQAEKKFLTLFPEQKRIVNLRSQVTMALKKYRPQADDTRLLAELSAIASTLKSASLSDIEMRGFTFDQKRQTLHLQLRAANFASFDKLRSALAADYVVQQDALQKEGDAVSGGVTLRRK, translated from the coding sequence GTGAGTTCCATGCTTGAGATTTTTTTCCCGCTTTGCGCCGCTGATCCCATCCGTTGGCAGCGCCATACACCCGACGTGGAGCACGGTATCTGGCCTGACGTTGCTGACGAACGTCTCCAGCAATGGCTGCAAACTGATGCGATTCGACTCTACATTCCTGGCGAATGGATCAGCGTCTGGCAGGTTGAACTGCCTGATGTGCCCCGCAAGCAGATACCGACGATTCTGCCCGCCTTGCTGGAAGAAGAGCTGAACCAGGATATCGATGAACTGCATTTCGCCCCGTTGAAAATCGACCAGCAACTGGCAACCGTAGCTGTGATTCACCAGCAGCATATGCGCAACATTGCGCAGTGGTTGCAGGCAAACGGCATCACCCGCGCTACCGTCGCGCCGGACTGGATGTCCATTCCTTGTGGGTTTATGGCTGGCGATGCGCAACGGGTTATCTGCCGCATCGATGAATGCCGGGGATGGAGCGCCGGGCGGGCGCTGGCTCCGGTCATGTTCCGCGCACAGCTCAATGAGCAGAATTTACCGATTTCACTAACTGTGGTCGGCATTGCACCGGAAGAACTGTCTGCATGGGCTGGTGCGGACGCCGAACGCCTGACCGTTACGGCTCTGCCCGCCATTACCACTTATGGCGAATCGGAAGGGAACCTGCTAACAGGGCCGTGGCAGCCTCGTGTCAGCTACCGAAAACAGTGGGCGCGCTGGCGGGTGATGATTCTGCCGATATTGCTGATTCTGGTTGCGCTGGTAGTGGAACGGGGCGTGACGTTATGGAGCGTCAGCGAACAGGTGGCGCAAAGCCGCACCCAGGCGGAAAAAAAGTTCTTAACACTGTTCCCGGAGCAGAAGCGGATTGTGAATTTGCGTTCCCAGGTGACGATGGCGCTGAAAAAATATCGCCCGCAGGCCGATGATACCCGGCTGCTCGCCGAGTTGTCAGCGATAGCCAGCACCCTGAAATCAGCATCACTTTCCGACATCGAAATGCGTGGTTTCACCTTTGATCAAAAACGCCAGACGCTCCACCTTCAGTTGCGGGCCGCGAACTTTGCCAGTTTCGACAAACTGCGTAGCGCACTGGCGGCAGATTATGTTGTGCAACAGGACGCGTTACAGAAAGAGGGTGATGCGGTTTCCGGCGGCGTAACGTTGCGGAGGAAATAA
- the gspI gene encoding type II secretion system minor pseudopilin GspI codes for MKRGFTLLEVMLALAIFALAAMAVLQIASGTLSNQQILEEKTVAGWVAENQTALLYLMTREQRAVRHQGESDMAGSRWYWRTIPLNTGNVLLQAVDIEVSLHDDFSPVIQSRRAWFSAVGGQQ; via the coding sequence ATGAAGCGCGGATTTACCTTGCTGGAAGTGATGCTCGCGCTGGCGATTTTTGCGCTGGCTGCCATGGCGGTGTTACAGATTGCCAGCGGTACGCTGAGTAATCAGCAAATCCTTGAGGAGAAAACGGTAGCGGGCTGGGTAGCTGAAAACCAGACTGCGCTGCTTTACCTGATGACCCGTGAACAACGAGCGGTCAGGCACCAGGGCGAGAGTGATATGGCAGGAAGCCGCTGGTACTGGCGAACGATCCCTCTGAATACCGGTAACGTGCTGCTCCAGGCGGTGGATATTGAAGTCAGTCTTCATGACGACTTTTCGCCAGTGATTCAGTCAAGACGCGCCTGGTTTAGCGCCGTGGGAGGCCAACAGTGA
- the gspG gene encoding type II secretion system major pseudopilin GspG: protein MNSLSRTQKPRAGFTLLEVMVVIVILGVLASLVVPNLLGNKEKADRQKAISDIVALENALDMYRLDNGRYPTTEQGLEALIQQPANMADARNYRTGGYIKRLPKDPWGNDYQYLSPGEKGLFDVYTLGADGQENGEGAGADIGNWNLQEFQ from the coding sequence ATGAATTCGTTATCCCGCACACAAAAACCACGGGCAGGTTTTACCCTGCTGGAAGTGATGGTGGTGATTGTTATTCTTGGCGTCCTGGCAAGTCTGGTAGTGCCTAACCTGCTGGGCAACAAAGAGAAAGCCGATCGGCAAAAAGCCATCAGCGATATCGTGGCGCTGGAAAACGCACTGGATATGTACCGACTGGATAACGGGCGTTATCCGACCACCGAACAGGGACTGGAGGCGCTGATCCAGCAGCCAGCCAATATGGCGGACGCCCGCAACTACCGTACCGGTGGATACATCAAACGACTGCCAAAAGATCCGTGGGGCAATGATTATCAGTATCTCAGCCCGGGTGAAAAAGGGCTGTTTGATGTTTATACCCTGGGAGCAGATGGTCAGGAAAACGGGGAGGGCGCTGGCGCAGATATCGGTAACTGGAATTTGCAGGAGTTTCAGTAA
- the gspK gene encoding type II secretion system minor pseudopilin GspK, with amino-acid sequence MITSPPKRGMALVVVLVLLAVMMLVTITLSGRMQQQLGRTRSQQEYQQALWYSASAESLALSALSLSLKNEKRVHLAQPWASGPRFFPLPQGQIAVTLRDAQACFNLNALAQPTTASRPLAVQQLIALISRLDVPAYRAELIAESLWEFIDEDRSVQTRLGREDSEYLARSVPFYAANQPLADISEMRVVQGMDAGLYQKLKPLVCALPMARQQININTLDVTQSVILEALFDPWLSPVQARALLQQRPAKGWEDVDQFLAQPLLADVDERTKKQLKTILSVDSNYFWLRSDITVNEIELTMNSLIVRMGPQHFSVLWHQTGESE; translated from the coding sequence ATGATCACCTCACCACCAAAACGCGGAATGGCACTGGTCGTGGTGCTGGTATTGCTGGCGGTTATGATGCTGGTGACCATCACGCTTTCCGGGCGGATGCAGCAACAACTTGGGCGAACGCGCAGCCAGCAGGAGTACCAGCAGGCGCTGTGGTACAGCGCCAGTGCAGAAAGCCTGGCGCTGAGCGCGCTCAGTCTGAGCCTGAAAAATGAAAAGCGTGTGCATCTGGCACAACCGTGGGCTTCTGGCCCGCGTTTTTTCCCACTGCCGCAGGGGCAAATTGCCGTCACTCTGCGTGACGCACAGGCCTGCTTTAACCTGAATGCCCTCGCTCAGCCGACGACGGCGTCGCGTCCGCTCGCGGTACAACAACTGATTGCCCTGATCTCGCGCCTCGATGTGCCTGCTTATCGGGCCGAACTGATAGCCGAAAGCCTGTGGGAGTTTATTGACGAAGACCGCAGCGTGCAGACGCGTCTGGGTCGTGAAGACAGCGAGTATCTCGCCCGCTCGGTGCCGTTCTACGCCGCTAATCAACCGCTGGCTGATATCAGCGAGATGCGCGTGGTGCAGGGAATGGACGCCGGGCTTTATCAAAAACTGAAACCGTTGGTCTGTGCGCTGCCGATGGCCCGCCAGCAAATCAACATCAATACATTAGATGTCACGCAAAGTGTGATTCTTGAGGCGCTGTTTGACCCGTGGTTAAGCCCTGTTCAGGCGCGGGCATTATTACAACAACGTCCGGCGAAGGGCTGGGAAGATGTCGATCAGTTTCTTGCTCAGCCGCTACTTGCAGACGTCGATGAGCGTACTAAAAAACAGCTAAAAACCATCCTGAGCGTGGACAGCAATTACTTCTGGCTGCGTTCAGATATCACCGTGAATGAGATTGAACTGACGATGAATTCGTTAATTGTCCGCATGGGCCCACAACACTTTTCTGTTCTCTGGCATCAGACAGGAGAAAGTGAGTGA